The following are encoded in a window of Candidatus Limnocylindrales bacterium genomic DNA:
- a CDS encoding NAD(+)/NADH kinase, whose amino-acid sequence MTSRVGIIANPLSGKDIRRLVAHATVVDNVEKANILRKILLGLDSMGVDEILIMPDQYGLGHRALSNLSKLKATVSFVEMPVTGYQEDTVEATRIMREIGIHCLIVLGGDGTNRAVAKECRDIPLIPISTGTNNVFPYMVEGTIAGLAGGCIARGWVPIETITFPTKKLNIYKNNRWIDHALIDVVVSKDLFVGARAIWDVKRIWEIILTRGEPTHIGMASIVGAFHPIPADSDTGIHIILENSQSGSKKPPSLQIRSMIAPGLSEVVGISEYKILNIGDRISLHQRPATLALDGEREIEVGPRDRIEIELSKDGPRVADIKKTLQEAVEKGIFQVK is encoded by the coding sequence ATGACAAGTAGAGTAGGTATTATTGCAAATCCCTTATCTGGAAAGGATATTCGGCGGTTGGTTGCCCATGCGACGGTTGTAGATAATGTGGAAAAGGCTAATATCCTGCGTAAGATCCTCCTGGGACTGGATTCGATGGGTGTGGATGAGATTCTTATTATGCCGGATCAATACGGGCTGGGACATAGAGCTCTGAGTAACCTCTCGAAATTGAAAGCCACGGTCTCTTTTGTTGAAATGCCTGTAACCGGTTACCAGGAAGATACTGTAGAAGCCACCCGGATTATGCGGGAGATAGGAATCCATTGTTTGATTGTTTTGGGAGGAGATGGGACCAACCGGGCTGTTGCCAAAGAGTGTAGAGATATTCCTCTCATCCCCATATCTACAGGGACCAACAACGTCTTCCCCTATATGGTGGAAGGAACCATTGCCGGGCTGGCCGGAGGTTGTATTGCCAGGGGGTGGGTCCCTATCGAGACCATCACCTTCCCAACCAAGAAATTAAATATTTATAAAAATAATCGATGGATAGATCATGCCCTCATCGACGTAGTGGTTTCAAAAGATTTGTTTGTAGGGGCCAGGGCCATCTGGGATGTGAAAAGGATTTGGGAGATCATCTTAACCCGCGGAGAACCGACCCATATCGGAATGGCCTCCATCGTAGGAGCTTTTCATCCGATTCCTGCAGACAGCGATACCGGCATCCATATAATCCTGGAAAACAGTCAAAGCGGGAGTAAGAAGCCCCCCTCTTTACAGATCCGATCTATGATTGCTCCCGGACTGAGTGAAGTCGTGGGAATATCCGAATACAAGATCTTGAATATCGGAGATCGGATTTCCCTTCATCAAAGACCGGCCACGTTAGCCTTGGATGGGGAACGAGAGATTGAAGTTGGACCTCGGGATCGGATCGAGATAGAACTTTCAAAGGACGGTCCTCGGGTTGCGGATATCAAAAAAACCCTCCAGGAAGCCGTTGAAAAAGGGATTTTTCAGGTAAAGTAA